One window of Paenibacillus albicereus genomic DNA carries:
- a CDS encoding 5'-nucleotidase C-terminal domain-containing protein, with protein MPSHHPASFLIRSKRSISLFTALALLATLLLPAGMATTVRAAAAGHVVISQIFGAGGNNGAPYNADFIELYNPTSETVSLTDWKLDYASSTGNYPASAPNGNILMLSGSIPPGGYFLTKQASGGSNGAALPTPDATGTLNLSGSSGKVRLSNASGAVIDRVGYGTAATAFEGSGPTATLSAVIAAIRKPSYAGGNDRGLDTDNNAADFMTDKAPAPRNSASPVDLPSVVTVQPVTGSPAPNAWPAGTAVTLSTATAGASVYYSTSADSTYRAFTSPILLTESVTYHTYAVKDGAEDSASRHLAYDVLAKQSVADARLAPVGRNVWTEGVVTAVSGKEAYVQDGTAAIVLYDYPDQLRAGDRVSVQGEMVHYNNLQELKPAAGLTLEILERDQPVPAVRAVTPEQLTAPAGEGLEAQLVQLDNVTIGAKSGTTWTAKQAGSDVSFAIYSSSAKLKENARFERVIGVVKQYASFYQLVPLDDSMLVDQLFTVLASPASGIVAPGTRVALSVPAGDLPIRYTLDGSEPTASSPLYEEPILVDRAMTIRAFATDGAQRTETLSFSYQLAGEVGIRDIQGKGHASPFVGQTIQGVKGVVTQLGYNLASATPSYKGFYIQTLQADSDPATSEGLFVYSTDASNKPAVGDVVEVSGKIDEYNEGLPANLTSTQLALASISVLESGHELPAPVVLGVQGRQIPTPTIDDDGMSVFDPENDAIDFYESLEGMRVQAPAPVITSPYWVSSGLYTIATRIDNGVRELVTPAGGLALGAYKDYNPQRVLILSQNPGIEVGTGDRFAGDVVGALGYHAGNYKLIPAPGSLPAIETSSFVQETTTLQPADDKLLVASYNIENFYPGVKAEKIEKLGDSIARNLKAPDIITVIEMQDRNGEGKGDVVEADATALIAAIAAKGGPTYTYVDIAPVYNEDGGAPDGNIRVGFLYNAERVQLADSVQGRKGGSTEATAYDAASDSLTLNPGRVDPANDAFKASRKPLAGQFVFQGRKVIVVANHFNSKGSDQGPFGAAQPPILTSEKTRWDIAAVVNGFVKTIVQANPEANVVVTGDLNDFQFTPTAKTLKGGELANLIDTLPAGEQYTYTYDGNSQVLDHILVSRNLLVGSKVDVVHLNADFPESRGRVSDHDPVLAQIDLTPAPKPDFRMTLLHTNDTHANLDTTSAPSSVARRVTAVKEQRATAVNPLLVDAGDVFSGTLYFNKYEGMADLAFMNLMQYDAMTFGNHEFDKNADVLARFVKGASFPFVSSNVDFSGEAALQALVRPAAGQAAAGEIYPTIVKTFGSEKVGLIGLTTPDTANIASPGAVTFADPAASAAGAVKQLQEQGIDKIVALSHLGYDEDVKLAQAVAGIDVIVGGHSHTKLDHPVVDRTHEAPTLIVQTGEKGQFLGRLDVAFDEAGVISEYDGKLISIEEKNGSAYVLANDAEAEALLKRDFKPGVDALGRDVVAQSTVALNGVRDDVRTKETNLGRLIADGMLSAARKAGADATLALQNGGGIRASIEAGPITLGQVLTVLPFNNDLVTVKLTGKEIREALENGVSKLPASDGRFPHVAGMRFYYDSLQPAGSRVVKIETLQPGGSYALMKEDATYELATNAFTARGGDFYDSFAKAYNEGRVVPLYLPDYEVMKTYLAEKGTIDVATAPAGRIIDLKGGPLPVDPTPTATPTPGPVGPTPTSTPQPTASATPAPTATPGAISLEPQLSMQGGLTVGSATVGAEQALASLQAAADGKLTISVGAAGSVDRTEVTLASGTIAALLGAPAFREASISGPHGSYVLTRALLDSLAKDAADAALTVAIGSGQAALERAKAAGLPAIGSADYELTLTAGGQTSEPNRFGSYVQRTLGAADAAAVTAVVRLGADASGKLTYVPVPFVVRDGRIVFFSRGNSSYVALGGGAAAFADMSGHWAASAVAELAGKRIVAGKSASAFAPGDAVTRAEFAVLLARTLGLSAGSAAPFRDIAAGAWHADGIAAAAEAGLIGGYGDGSFRPQQRISRQEMAVMTLRAVQLAGRQASAPQAEAVAFADAERIAAWAADAAAELSRYGLVQGDDKGRFQPLAGATRAESAVLLQRLLAQASFE; from the coding sequence TTGCCCTCCCATCATCCCGCATCCTTCTTGATTCGTTCCAAAAGGAGCATCAGCCTGTTCACCGCGCTCGCCTTGCTGGCGACGCTGCTTCTGCCTGCCGGCATGGCGACGACAGTCCGCGCCGCAGCGGCCGGTCATGTCGTCATCAGCCAGATTTTCGGCGCTGGCGGCAACAACGGCGCTCCATACAACGCCGACTTCATCGAGCTGTACAACCCGACGAGCGAGACGGTGAGCCTGACGGACTGGAAGCTCGACTATGCCAGCTCCACCGGGAATTACCCGGCCTCCGCTCCTAACGGCAATATTTTAATGCTTTCGGGCTCCATTCCGCCGGGAGGCTACTTCCTGACGAAGCAGGCTTCGGGAGGAAGCAACGGAGCGGCGCTGCCGACTCCGGATGCGACGGGGACGCTCAACCTGAGCGGAAGCAGCGGCAAGGTCCGCCTGTCCAACGCTTCCGGCGCCGTCATCGACAGGGTCGGCTACGGCACGGCGGCTACAGCGTTCGAGGGCTCCGGTCCGACGGCAACGCTGTCTGCCGTGATCGCCGCCATCCGCAAGCCGTCGTACGCGGGCGGAAATGACCGCGGTCTGGACACGGACAACAACGCCGCTGACTTCATGACGGACAAAGCTCCGGCACCGCGCAACAGCGCCTCCCCGGTTGACCTGCCGTCCGTCGTGACCGTCCAGCCCGTGACGGGCAGCCCGGCTCCGAACGCATGGCCGGCCGGCACGGCGGTGACGCTGTCGACGGCGACCGCTGGCGCCTCCGTCTACTACTCGACGTCCGCCGATTCCACGTATCGCGCTTTCACCAGCCCGATCCTGCTGACGGAATCGGTCACCTACCATACCTATGCCGTCAAGGATGGCGCAGAGGATAGCGCGTCCCGCCACCTGGCCTATGACGTGCTGGCCAAGCAATCGGTCGCCGACGCCCGCCTCGCTCCGGTCGGACGCAATGTCTGGACCGAAGGCGTCGTCACCGCCGTGAGCGGCAAGGAAGCCTACGTCCAGGACGGCACGGCGGCCATTGTGCTGTACGACTACCCGGATCAGCTCCGCGCGGGCGACCGGGTCAGCGTGCAGGGCGAGATGGTCCACTACAACAACCTGCAGGAGCTCAAGCCCGCAGCCGGTCTTACGCTCGAGATTCTGGAGCGCGACCAGCCGGTGCCGGCGGTCCGCGCCGTCACGCCGGAGCAGCTCACCGCTCCGGCCGGCGAGGGGCTGGAAGCGCAGCTCGTGCAGCTCGACAACGTGACGATCGGAGCGAAGTCCGGCACCACCTGGACGGCCAAGCAGGCCGGCTCCGACGTCAGCTTCGCCATCTACTCCAGCTCGGCCAAGCTCAAGGAGAACGCCCGGTTCGAACGCGTCATCGGCGTCGTCAAGCAGTATGCGAGCTTCTACCAGCTCGTGCCGCTCGACGACAGCATGCTGGTCGACCAGCTGTTCACCGTGCTCGCCAGCCCGGCCAGCGGCATCGTCGCTCCCGGCACCCGCGTCGCGCTGAGCGTGCCGGCCGGCGACCTGCCGATCCGCTACACGCTCGACGGCTCCGAGCCGACGGCGTCCAGCCCGCTCTACGAAGAGCCGATCCTCGTCGACCGCGCGATGACGATCCGGGCGTTCGCGACGGACGGCGCGCAGCGCACCGAGACGCTCTCCTTCTCCTACCAGCTGGCGGGAGAGGTCGGCATCCGCGACATTCAAGGCAAGGGCCACGCCTCCCCGTTCGTCGGCCAGACGATCCAGGGCGTGAAGGGCGTCGTCACGCAGCTCGGCTACAATCTGGCGAGCGCGACTCCGTCCTACAAGGGCTTCTACATCCAGACGCTGCAGGCGGACAGCGACCCGGCCACCTCCGAGGGACTGTTCGTGTACAGCACGGATGCGTCCAATAAGCCGGCTGTCGGCGATGTCGTCGAAGTGAGCGGCAAGATCGACGAGTACAACGAAGGGCTGCCGGCGAACCTGACGTCGACGCAGCTCGCGCTGGCCAGCATCTCCGTGCTGGAGAGCGGCCATGAGCTGCCGGCTCCGGTCGTGCTCGGCGTCCAGGGCCGCCAGATCCCGACGCCGACGATCGACGACGACGGCATGAGCGTCTTCGATCCGGAGAACGACGCGATCGACTTCTATGAGTCGCTCGAGGGCATGCGCGTCCAGGCTCCGGCTCCGGTCATCACGAGCCCGTACTGGGTCAGCAGCGGCCTATACACGATCGCGACGCGCATCGACAACGGCGTCCGCGAGCTCGTGACGCCGGCCGGCGGCCTCGCGCTGGGGGCGTACAAGGACTACAACCCGCAGCGCGTCCTGATCCTTTCGCAAAATCCGGGCATCGAGGTGGGCACGGGCGACCGCTTCGCCGGCGACGTCGTCGGCGCGCTCGGCTATCATGCCGGCAACTACAAGCTGATCCCGGCGCCGGGCAGTCTGCCTGCGATCGAGACGAGCTCCTTTGTCCAGGAGACGACGACGCTGCAGCCGGCGGACGACAAGCTGCTCGTCGCCAGCTACAACATCGAGAACTTCTACCCGGGCGTCAAGGCGGAGAAGATCGAGAAGCTCGGCGACTCCATCGCCCGCAACCTCAAGGCGCCGGACATCATCACCGTCATCGAGATGCAGGACCGCAACGGCGAGGGCAAAGGCGACGTCGTCGAAGCGGACGCGACGGCGCTGATCGCGGCGATCGCCGCCAAGGGCGGACCGACGTACACGTACGTCGACATCGCCCCGGTCTACAACGAGGATGGCGGAGCGCCGGACGGCAACATCCGCGTCGGCTTCCTTTACAACGCCGAGCGCGTGCAGCTGGCGGACAGCGTGCAGGGCCGCAAGGGCGGCTCCACGGAAGCGACGGCCTATGACGCCGCCTCCGACTCGCTGACGCTCAACCCGGGGCGCGTCGACCCGGCGAACGATGCGTTCAAGGCCTCGCGCAAGCCATTGGCCGGGCAGTTCGTGTTCCAGGGGCGCAAGGTGATCGTCGTCGCGAACCATTTCAACTCCAAGGGCAGCGACCAGGGGCCGTTCGGTGCCGCGCAGCCGCCGATCCTGACCAGCGAGAAGACGCGCTGGGATATCGCTGCCGTCGTGAACGGCTTCGTGAAGACCATCGTCCAGGCGAATCCGGAAGCGAACGTCGTCGTCACCGGCGACCTCAACGACTTTCAATTCACGCCGACCGCCAAGACCCTGAAGGGCGGAGAGCTGGCGAACCTGATCGATACGCTTCCTGCCGGCGAGCAGTATACGTACACCTACGACGGCAACTCGCAAGTGCTCGACCATATCCTCGTCAGCCGCAACCTGCTGGTCGGCTCCAAGGTCGACGTCGTTCACCTGAACGCCGACTTCCCGGAATCGCGCGGACGCGTGTCCGACCATGATCCGGTGCTCGCGCAGATCGATCTGACACCGGCGCCGAAGCCGGACTTCCGCATGACGCTGCTGCATACGAACGATACGCATGCCAACCTCGACACGACGAGCGCGCCGTCGTCCGTCGCCCGCCGCGTGACGGCGGTCAAGGAGCAGCGCGCGACCGCAGTCAACCCGCTGCTTGTCGATGCGGGGGACGTGTTCTCGGGCACGCTCTACTTCAACAAGTACGAGGGCATGGCCGACCTGGCGTTCATGAACCTGATGCAGTACGACGCCATGACGTTCGGCAACCATGAGTTCGACAAGAACGCGGACGTGCTGGCCCGCTTCGTGAAGGGCGCGTCGTTCCCGTTCGTCTCGTCCAACGTGGACTTCTCCGGCGAAGCCGCGCTGCAGGCGCTCGTCCGCCCGGCGGCTGGACAGGCGGCCGCAGGCGAAATCTACCCGACGATCGTCAAGACGTTCGGCAGCGAGAAGGTCGGCCTGATCGGCCTGACGACGCCGGATACGGCCAACATCGCGTCTCCGGGAGCGGTGACGTTCGCCGACCCGGCCGCGAGCGCGGCGGGCGCCGTCAAGCAGCTGCAGGAGCAGGGCATCGACAAGATCGTCGCCCTGTCCCATCTCGGCTACGACGAGGACGTCAAGCTGGCGCAGGCGGTGGCGGGCATCGACGTCATCGTCGGCGGCCACTCCCACACCAAGCTGGACCACCCGGTCGTAGACCGGACGCATGAAGCGCCGACGCTGATCGTGCAGACAGGAGAGAAGGGCCAGTTCCTCGGCCGCCTGGACGTCGCCTTCGACGAGGCAGGGGTCATCTCCGAGTACGACGGCAAGCTCATTTCCATCGAGGAGAAAAACGGCAGCGCCTACGTGCTGGCGAACGATGCCGAGGCGGAAGCGCTGCTGAAGCGCGACTTCAAGCCGGGCGTCGACGCGCTCGGGCGCGATGTCGTCGCCCAATCGACCGTCGCGCTGAACGGCGTCCGCGATGACGTCCGCACCAAGGAGACGAACCTCGGCCGCCTGATCGCCGACGGCATGCTGAGCGCGGCCCGCAAGGCCGGCGCGGACGCGACGCTCGCGCTGCAGAACGGCGGCGGCATCCGCGCCTCCATCGAGGCCGGTCCGATCACGCTCGGCCAGGTGCTGACCGTGCTGCCTTTCAACAACGACCTAGTGACGGTCAAGCTGACCGGCAAGGAGATCCGCGAGGCGCTGGAGAACGGCGTGTCCAAGCTGCCGGCCTCCGACGGACGCTTCCCGCATGTGGCGGGCATGCGCTTCTACTACGACTCGCTCCAGCCAGCCGGCTCGCGCGTCGTCAAGATCGAGACGCTGCAGCCAGGCGGCAGCTACGCCCTCATGAAGGAGGACGCGACGTACGAGCTCGCGACCAACGCCTTCACCGCACGCGGCGGCGACTTCTACGACTCTTTCGCCAAGGCGTACAACGAAGGCCGGGTCGTGCCGCTCTATCTGCCGGACTATGAAGTGATGAAGACGTACTTGGCGGAAAAGGGAACGATCGATGTAGCCACCGCTCCGGCAGGCCGCATCATCGACTTGAAGGGCGGCCCGCTGCCGGTCGATCCGACGCCAACCGCGACACCGACGCCAGGTCCGGTCGGCCCGACGCCGACGAGCACGCCGCAGCCGACCGCTTCGGCGACGCCTGCGCCTACGGCCACGCCAGGGGCGATCTCCCTTGAGCCGCAGCTGAGCATGCAAGGCGGCTTGACCGTCGGCTCCGCCACCGTCGGAGCGGAGCAAGCGCTTGCCTCGCTGCAAGCCGCCGCTGACGGCAAGCTGACGATCTCCGTCGGCGCAGCCGGCTCCGTCGACCGCACGGAGGTGACGCTGGCCTCCGGCACGATCGCCGCCCTGCTGGGCGCGCCAGCCTTCCGCGAGGCGTCCATCTCCGGGCCGCATGGCAGCTACGTGCTGACCCGCGCTCTGCTGGATTCGCTGGCCAAGGATGCGGCGGACGCCGCGCTGACCGTCGCGATCGGCAGCGGGCAAGCCGCGCTGGAGCGCGCCAAGGCCGCCGGCCTGCCGGCGATCGGCTCCGCGGACTACGAGCTGACGCTGACGGCCGGGGGCCAGACGTCCGAGCCGAACCGCTTCGGCTCCTACGTCCAGCGTACGCTTGGCGCCGCAGACGCCGCTGCCGTGACCGCCGTCGTCCGCCTGGGCGCCGACGCCTCCGGCAAGCTGACCTACGTGCCGGTGCCGTTCGTCGTGCGGGATGGCCGCATCGTCTTCTTCAGCCGCGGCAACAGCAGCTATGTCGCGCTCGGCGGCGGCGCAGCCGCCTTCGCCGACATGAGCGGCCACTGGGCCGCCTCGGCGGTGGCCGAGCTGGCCGGCAAGCGCATCGTCGCCGGCAAGAGCGCCTCGGCGTTCGCTCCGGGCGATGCCGTGACGCGCGCCGAGTTCGCGGTGCTGCTGGCCCGCACGCTCGGCCTGTCCGCCGGCTCCGCCGCGCCGTTCCGCGACATCGCGGCGGGAGCGTGGCATGCCGACGGCATCGCCGCCGCAGCCGAAGCCGGCCTGATCGGCGGGTACGGGGACGGCAGCTTCCGTCCGCAGCAGCGCATCTCCCGCCAGGAGATGGCGGTCATGACGCTGCGCGCCGTGCAGCTGGCCGGCCGCCAAGCTTCCG